Proteins from one Mus pahari chromosome 10, PAHARI_EIJ_v1.1, whole genome shotgun sequence genomic window:
- the C10H11orf1 gene encoding UPF0686 protein C11orf1 homolog isoform X2, with translation MAASCSLSYSTYLQRQNLVCYLRNPHYGSLIYADGHGEVWTDWNDMSKFLQYGWRCTTNENSYSNRTLVGNWNQERYDLKNIVKPKPLPSQFGHAFETTYDANYTRKKPQSAHRFKREPHWFPGHQPELDPPHYKCTEKSTYMTNYSKPQPTHYSWCVYDPNMNQS, from the exons ATGGCTGCCTCCTGTTCTCTCAGCTACTCAACATATCTCCAG agaCAAAACCTTGTCTGTTATCTCAGAAACCCACActatggcagccttatttatgctGATGGTCATGGAGAAGTGTGGACAGACTGGAATGACATGTCCAAGTTTTTACAGTACGGATGGAGATGCACCACTAATGAGAACTCCTATTCGAACCGTACCCTGGTAGGCAACTGGAACCAGGAAAGATATGACCTAAAGAATATTGTAAAGCCAAAACCCTTGCCTTCCCAG TTTGGACATGCCTTCGAAACAACATATGATGCAAACTACACCAGGAAGAAGCCACAATCAGCACATA GATTTAAACGAGAGCCTCACTGGTTTCCTGGACATCAGCCTGAGCTGGATCCTCCTCACTACAAATGCACAGAGAAGTCAACTTATATGACTAACTACTCAAAACCTCAACCCACTCATTACTCCTGGTGTGTATATGATCCAAACATGAACCAGTCTTAG
- the Fdxacb1 gene encoding ferredoxin-fold anticodon-binding domain-containing protein 1, with the protein MVPRRLLLVGEGNFSFAASLIDGLDPSVSVTATGFQHRAALEGDPVALENLQRLRERGIEVRFGVDCTQLAHALQADDRDFDRIYFNFPHCGRKAGVAKNRELLAKFFQSCADVLAKAGEVHVALCRGQGGTPADKPQREWHNSWQVVAMAALGGFILSDVCPFSCEAVPGYKCTGYRSQDRPFHIEGALTYIFTQSLPFESCQPRTFRVRLEDRWFYFTEPEALPGKLNRRFLEASSCHPVRTINEKLIVELGKTFPLKRLKCPLPLLSRGGPSVLLPVTCDLLPTFWICLHEDNSCSEFQIGEITQEMEEIPVSVSECTLPESPVRDGCKGAQEGICDQVKLGLRPSLLVHLEAVIHSSDFVPGSLHVLSGPVFQKCHILPFMMPAFHETLFILGFDKNMKESCLPSLLGHLKDALGNLLTQTLQEDSSLGTSVEFVLQPNGKDYVIHVKSLNFGPDCTENLIIGSIVTSNMVKHKHQCFVFVSINLDLLVMLAYDISDWRILWTFDNRFLKRFAPGKIEHFKSYSLYPPCYVHDVSFWLDEKKAFDELEFHTVARAVSQDTIVSVQFLDRFQHPETRQVSLCYRLTYQTCDKALTPQLAAAMQSQFRKEIQRQLHVSPR; encoded by the exons ATGGTTCCTCGGCGCCTCTTGTTGGTCGGGGAGGGGAATTTCTCCTTCGCCGCTTCTCTGATCGACGGCCTGGATCCCAGCGTCAGCGTTACCGCTACCGGCTTCCAGCACCGGGCGGCTCTGGAGGGAGATCCGGTAGCCTTAGAGAACCTACAGCGCCTGCGCGAACGAG GTATCGAAGTGCGTTTTGGTGTGGACTGTACCCAGCTGGCACACGCCTTGCAAGCAGACGATAGGGATTTCGATCGGATTTATTTCAACTTCCCGCACTGTGGACGAAAAGCTGGAGTAGCTAAGAATAGGGAACTGCTTGCCAAGTTTTTCCAGAG CTGTGCTGATGTTCTTGCAAAGGCAGGAGAAGTCCATGTGGCACTGTGCAGAGGACAAGGTGGGACTCCTGCTGACAAGCCCCAGAGAGAGTGGCACAACAGTTGGCAAGTAGTTGCCATGGCAGCCCTGGGAGGGTTCATTTTAAGTGATGTGTGTCCCTTTagctgtgaggctgtgccaggaTACAAGTGCACTGGATATAG GAGTCAGGATAGGCCCTTTCACATAGAAGGTGCTTTGACCTATATCTTCACCCAGAGCTTACCCTTTGAAAGCTGTCAGCCCAGAACTTTCAGAGTCAGACTGGAGGACCGGTGGTTTTACTTTACAGAACCAGAAGCACTTCCAGGAAAGCTGAACAG GAGGTTCCTTGAAGCATCCTCCTGTCATCCTGTCAGAACCATCAATGAGAAACTCATCGTAGAATTGGGCAAAACTTTTCCCTTAAAAAGGCTGAAGTGTCCCCTCCCTTTGCTGTCACGGGGAGGCCCCAGTGTCCTCCTTCCAGTGACCTGTGACCTTCTGCCTACCTTTTGGATTTGTCTACATGAAGATAACTCATGTTCTGAGTTCCAGATTGGTGAAATAacacaagaaatggaagaaattccTGTGTCAGTTTCGGAATGTACCCTTCCCGAGAGTCCTGTGAGAGATGGCTGCAAAGGCGCTCAGGAAGGAATCTGTGACCAGGTCAAGCTTGGCCTCAGGCCGTCTCTTCTGGTCCATCTTGAAGCTGTCATCCATTCCTCAGACTTCGTCCCAGGCTCTCTGCACGTCCTCAGTGGACCTGTCTTTCAGAAGTGCCACATTTTACCTTTCATGATGCCAGCATTTCACGAGACTTTATTCATCCTTGGATTTGATAAAAATATGAAGGAGAGTTGCCTTCCGTCGCTGCTGGGTCACCTGAAGGATGCGCTAGGTAACCTTCTGACTCAGACATTGCAGGAGGACTCGAGTTTGGGCACTTCAGTGGAATTTGTCCTTCAACCAAATGGAAAGGATTATGTAATTCATGTGAAGTCTCTTAATTTTGGCCCAGATTGTACTGAGAATCTGATTATTGGGTCTATTGTCACATCTAATATGGTTAAACATAAACAtcagtgttttgtgtttgtttctataaACTTGGACTTATTAGTTATGCTTGCCTATGATATTTCTGATTGGAGAATTTTGTGGACTTTTGATAACCGTTTCCTGAAGAGATTTGCCCCTGGGAAAATAGAACACTTTAAAAGCTATTCTCTGTATCCACCATGCTATGTGCATGACGTTAGTTTCTGGTTAgatgaaaagaaagcatttgatgaaCTGGAGTTCCACACTGTGGCCCGAGCAGTGTCCCAGGACACTATCGTTTCTGTACAGTTCCTTGATCGTTTTCAGCATCCAGAGACTCGACAGGTCAGCCTCTGCTATAGATTGACCTATCAGACTTGTGATAAGGCACTCACCCCACAGCTGGCAGCAGCAATGCAGTCCCAGTTCAGAAAAGAGATTCAAAGACAGCTACATGTTTCACCTCGATAG
- the Hspb2 gene encoding heat shock protein beta-2 isoform X2 — MSGRTVPHAHPATAEYEFANPSRLGEQRFGEDVDPWRVRAALSHDGILNLEAPRGGRHLDTEVNEVYISLLPAPPDPEEEEEIARVEP, encoded by the exons ATGTCGGGCCGCACAGTGCCACACGCCCACCCAGCCACGGCCGAGTACGAATTTGCCAACCCCAGCCGCCTGGGCGAGCAGCGCTTCGGAGAAG ATGTGGACCCCTGGCGGGTTCGAGCTGCTCTATCCCATGATGGCATCCTTAACTTGGAGGCGCCGCGGGGTGGCCGGCATTTGGACACGGAAGTCAATGAAGTCTacatctccctgcttcctgcgCCTCCTgacccagaggaagaggaagagatagcCAGAGTTGAGCCCTGA
- the Cryab gene encoding alpha-crystallin B chain, producing the protein MDIAIHHPWIRRPFFPFHSPSRLFDQFFGEHLLESDLFSTATSLSPFYLRPPSFLRAPSWIDTGLSEMRLEKDRFSVNLDVKHFSPEELKVKVLGDVIEVHGKHEERQDEHGFISREFHRKYRIPADVDPLTITSSLSSDGVLTVNGPRKQASGPERTIPITREEKPAVTAAPKK; encoded by the exons ATGGACATCGCCATTCACCACCCCTGGATCCGGcgccccttcttccccttccactCCCCAAGCCGCCTCTTTGACCAGTTCTTTGGAGAGCACCTGTTGGAGTCTGACCTCTTCTCGACAGCCACTTCCCTGAGCCCCTTCTACCTTCGGCCACCCTCCTTCCTGCGGGCACCCAGCTGGATTGACACCGGACTCTCAGAG ATGCGTTTGGAGAAGGACAGATTCTCTGTGAACCTGGACGTGAAGCACTTCTCTCCGGAGGAGCTCAAAGTCAAGGTTCTGGGAGACGTGATTGAGGTTCACGGCAAGCATGAAGAGCGCCAG GACGAACACGGCTTCATCTCCAGGGAGTTCCACAGGAAGTACCGGATCCCAGCCGATGTGGATCCTCTCACCATTACTTCATCCCTGTCATCTGATGGAGTCCTCACTGTGAATGGACCAAGGAAACAGGCGTCTGGCCCTGAGCGCACCATTCCCATCACCCGTGAAGAGAAGCCTGCTGTCACCGCAGCCCCTAAGAAGTAG
- the Hspb2 gene encoding heat shock protein beta-2 isoform X1: MSGRTVPHAHPATAEYEFANPSRLGEQRFGEGLLPEEILTPTLYHGYYVRPRAARAGEGARAGASELRLSEGKFQAFLDVSHFTPDEVTVRTVDNLLEVSARHPQRLDRHGFVSREFCRTYVLPADVDPWRVRAALSHDGILNLEAPRGGRHLDTEVNEVYISLLPAPPDPEEEEEIARVEP; this comes from the exons ATGTCGGGCCGCACAGTGCCACACGCCCACCCAGCCACGGCCGAGTACGAATTTGCCAACCCCAGCCGCCTGGGCGAGCAGCGCTTCGGAGAAG gcctccTGCCAGAAGAGATCCTGACCCCCACCCTCTATCACGGTTACTATGTTCGGCCTCGGGCCGCCAGAGCTGGCGAGGGCGCCAGGGCAGGGGCCTCAGAGCTCAGGCTCAGTGAAGGCAAGTTCCAGGCGTTTCTGGATGTGAGCCACTTTACCCCAGATGAGGTGACCGTGAGGACTGTGGATAACCTACTGGAGGTGTCTGCCCGACACCCCCAGCGTCTGGATCGCCATGGCTTCGTGTCCCGAGAGTTCTGTCGCACCTATGTCCTGCCTGCAGATGTGGACCCCTGGCGGGTTCGAGCTGCTCTATCCCATGATGGCATCCTTAACTTGGAGGCGCCGCGGGGTGGCCGGCATTTGGACACGGAAGTCAATGAAGTCTacatctccctgcttcctgcgCCTCCTgacccagaggaagaggaagagatagcCAGAGTTGAGCCCTGA
- the C10H11orf1 gene encoding UPF0686 protein C11orf1 homolog isoform X1 has translation MTMELPHRDRYYSLRCSSKSLYSPSSYTSIIQRQNLVCYLRNPHYGSLIYADGHGEVWTDWNDMSKFLQYGWRCTTNENSYSNRTLVGNWNQERYDLKNIVKPKPLPSQFGHAFETTYDANYTRKKPQSAHRFKREPHWFPGHQPELDPPHYKCTEKSTYMTNYSKPQPTHYSWCVYDPNMNQS, from the exons ATGACCATGGAACTGCCACATAGGGATCGCTATTACTCTCTGAGATGTTCCAGCAAGTCGCTGTATTCACCATCAAGTTACACGTCGATAATACAG agaCAAAACCTTGTCTGTTATCTCAGAAACCCACActatggcagccttatttatgctGATGGTCATGGAGAAGTGTGGACAGACTGGAATGACATGTCCAAGTTTTTACAGTACGGATGGAGATGCACCACTAATGAGAACTCCTATTCGAACCGTACCCTGGTAGGCAACTGGAACCAGGAAAGATATGACCTAAAGAATATTGTAAAGCCAAAACCCTTGCCTTCCCAG TTTGGACATGCCTTCGAAACAACATATGATGCAAACTACACCAGGAAGAAGCCACAATCAGCACATA GATTTAAACGAGAGCCTCACTGGTTTCCTGGACATCAGCCTGAGCTGGATCCTCCTCACTACAAATGCACAGAGAAGTCAACTTATATGACTAACTACTCAAAACCTCAACCCACTCATTACTCCTGGTGTGTATATGATCCAAACATGAACCAGTCTTAG